One window of the Lacerta agilis isolate rLacAgi1 chromosome 17, rLacAgi1.pri, whole genome shotgun sequence genome contains the following:
- the PUS1 gene encoding tRNA pseudouridine synthase A isoform X2 produces the protein MAEELRTVAGNQAKRLKSSCSNIEEAAEEVGKQEENGHETKRFKTSGEEVEDGVKRFPKRKVVLLMAYSGKGYHGMQRNVGNAQFKTIEDDLVSALIRSGCIPENHGEDMKKMSFQRCARTDKGVSAAGQIVSLKVWLIEDILEKINHHLPPHIRILGLKRVTGGFNSKNKCDARTYSYMLPTFALAHKDSDLQDDTYRLSTKTLETVNSLLACYKGTHNFHNFTSQKGPKDPSAKRYIMEMYCEEPFVREGMEFAVIKVKGQSFMMHQIRKMIGLVIAIVKGFASEAIMERCWGEEKVDVPKAPGLGLVLERVHFEKYNKRFGNDGLHEALEWVEEEEKIAAFKEQHIYPTIISTEKEEKSMESWVETLSNHDFNSTVSRAPVDNRDSKSDDPEGSDGCGDDSD, from the exons ATGGCCGAGGAGTTGAGGACCGTGGCCGGCAACCAAGCCAAGAGGCTGAAGAGCAGCTGCAGCAACATAGAGGAGGCAGCGGAAGAAGTTGGGAAGCAGGAGGAAAACGGGCATGAAACAAAACGGTTCAAGACCagtggggaggaggtggaggacgGGGTGAAGAGGTTCCCCAAAAGGAAGGTTGTGCTGCTGATGGCATATTCAGGGAAAGGCTATCATGGGATGCAG CGCAATGTGGGGAATGCTCAGTTCAAGACGATTGAGGATGACTTGGTGTCAGCCCTCATTCGATCAGGCTGCATCCCAGAGAACCACGGTGAAGACATGAAGAAGATGTCTTTCCAGAGATGCGCCCGGACAGACAAG GGTGTATCTGCAGCTGGGCAGATCGTGTCGCTGAAGGTCTGGTTGATAGAAGATATCTTGGAAAAGATAAACCACCATCTTCCTCCTCATATACGAATTCTAG GACTGAAACGGGTCACAGGAGGGTTCAATTCCAAGAACAAATGCGATGCCCGGACATACTCTTACATGTTGCCAACTTTTGCCTTGGCACACAAAGACTCTGACCTTCAGGATGACACGTACCGCCTGAGCACGAAGACGCTGGAGACCGTCAACAGCCTTCTGGCTTGCTACAAGGGGACGCACAACTTCCACAACTTCACCTCTCAGAAAGGGCCCAAAGACCCCAGCGCCAAACGCTACATCATGGAAATGTACTGCGAGGAGCCCTTTGTGAGGGAAGGCATGGAGTTCGCCGTGATCAAGGTGAAAGGGCAAAGCTTCATGATGCACCAGATCCGGAAGATGATTGGGCTGGTGATCGCCATCGTGAAGGGCTTCGCTTCTGAGGCCATCATGGAGCGTTgctggggggaggagaaggtggacGTCCCCAAAGCCCCAGGGCTGGGCCTTGTTTTGGAGCGGGTTCACTTTGAAAAGTACAATAAACGTTTTGGGAACGATGGGCTCCACGAGGCCCTGGAgtgggtggaagaagaagaaaagattgctGCTTTTAAAGAGCAACACATCTACCCCACGATCATAAGCACGGAGAAAGAAGAGAAGTCCATGGAGAGCTGGGTGGAGACGCTCTCCAACCACGACTTCAATTCCACTGTCTCAAGGGCACCGGTGGACAACAGGGATTCAAAG AGTGATGATCCTGAAGGCAGCGATGGATGCGGAGATGACTCGGACTGA
- the PUS1 gene encoding tRNA pseudouridine synthase A isoform X1 translates to MPSLAWLGSVPRRLAAHSLGRPARGWRLNGMASCFAMAEELRTVAGNQAKRLKSSCSNIEEAAEEVGKQEENGHETKRFKTSGEEVEDGVKRFPKRKVVLLMAYSGKGYHGMQRNVGNAQFKTIEDDLVSALIRSGCIPENHGEDMKKMSFQRCARTDKGVSAAGQIVSLKVWLIEDILEKINHHLPPHIRILGLKRVTGGFNSKNKCDARTYSYMLPTFALAHKDSDLQDDTYRLSTKTLETVNSLLACYKGTHNFHNFTSQKGPKDPSAKRYIMEMYCEEPFVREGMEFAVIKVKGQSFMMHQIRKMIGLVIAIVKGFASEAIMERCWGEEKVDVPKAPGLGLVLERVHFEKYNKRFGNDGLHEALEWVEEEEKIAAFKEQHIYPTIISTEKEEKSMESWVETLSNHDFNSTVSRAPVDNRDSKSDDPEGSDGCGDDSD, encoded by the exons ATGCCTTCCTTAGCCTGGCTGGGGTCGGTGCCGCGGCGTCTGGCCGCTCATTCCCTCGGGAGACCAGCCCGTGGCTGGCGGCTGAACGGCATGGCTAGC TGCTTTGCAATGGCCGAGGAGTTGAGGACCGTGGCCGGCAACCAAGCCAAGAGGCTGAAGAGCAGCTGCAGCAACATAGAGGAGGCAGCGGAAGAAGTTGGGAAGCAGGAGGAAAACGGGCATGAAACAAAACGGTTCAAGACCagtggggaggaggtggaggacgGGGTGAAGAGGTTCCCCAAAAGGAAGGTTGTGCTGCTGATGGCATATTCAGGGAAAGGCTATCATGGGATGCAG CGCAATGTGGGGAATGCTCAGTTCAAGACGATTGAGGATGACTTGGTGTCAGCCCTCATTCGATCAGGCTGCATCCCAGAGAACCACGGTGAAGACATGAAGAAGATGTCTTTCCAGAGATGCGCCCGGACAGACAAG GGTGTATCTGCAGCTGGGCAGATCGTGTCGCTGAAGGTCTGGTTGATAGAAGATATCTTGGAAAAGATAAACCACCATCTTCCTCCTCATATACGAATTCTAG GACTGAAACGGGTCACAGGAGGGTTCAATTCCAAGAACAAATGCGATGCCCGGACATACTCTTACATGTTGCCAACTTTTGCCTTGGCACACAAAGACTCTGACCTTCAGGATGACACGTACCGCCTGAGCACGAAGACGCTGGAGACCGTCAACAGCCTTCTGGCTTGCTACAAGGGGACGCACAACTTCCACAACTTCACCTCTCAGAAAGGGCCCAAAGACCCCAGCGCCAAACGCTACATCATGGAAATGTACTGCGAGGAGCCCTTTGTGAGGGAAGGCATGGAGTTCGCCGTGATCAAGGTGAAAGGGCAAAGCTTCATGATGCACCAGATCCGGAAGATGATTGGGCTGGTGATCGCCATCGTGAAGGGCTTCGCTTCTGAGGCCATCATGGAGCGTTgctggggggaggagaaggtggacGTCCCCAAAGCCCCAGGGCTGGGCCTTGTTTTGGAGCGGGTTCACTTTGAAAAGTACAATAAACGTTTTGGGAACGATGGGCTCCACGAGGCCCTGGAgtgggtggaagaagaagaaaagattgctGCTTTTAAAGAGCAACACATCTACCCCACGATCATAAGCACGGAGAAAGAAGAGAAGTCCATGGAGAGCTGGGTGGAGACGCTCTCCAACCACGACTTCAATTCCACTGTCTCAAGGGCACCGGTGGACAACAGGGATTCAAAG AGTGATGATCCTGAAGGCAGCGATGGATGCGGAGATGACTCGGACTGA